Proteins encoded together in one Impatiens glandulifera chromosome 1, dImpGla2.1, whole genome shotgun sequence window:
- the LOC124925214 gene encoding endonuclease 1 has protein sequence MNLDRINTMIMLLKVFFLCSAFLFEIRVQAWSKEGHMMTCRLAQDLLKPEAAHSVKMLLPDYANGDLSSLCVWPDQVRHWYKYRWTSPLHFIDTPDQACTFNYKRDCHDSHGVKDLCVAGAIKNFTSQLSHYREGTADRRYNMTEALLFLSHFMGDIHQPMHVGFTSDEGGNAINLRWFRHKSNLHHVWDREIILTAAADYYDKDVDQLQEDIERNFTHGIWHDDLTSWKDCNDISTCVNKWATESINIACKWGYKDVKSGETLTDDYFNSRMPFVMKRIAQGGVRLAMILNRVFSHSDEGDIATAT, from the exons ATGAATCTTGATAGAATTAATACTATGATCATGCTACTCAAAGTATTCTTTCTTTGTTCTGCATTTCTTTTCGAAATTCGTGTTCAAGCTTGGAGCAAAGAAGGTCACATGATGACATGCCGCCTTGCTCAG GATCTGTTGAAGCCAGAAGCAGCTCATTCAGTTAAAATGTTGTTACCTGATTATGCTAATGGTGATTTATCATCTCTTTGTGTATGGCCAGACCAAGTAAGGCATTGGTATAAATACAGATGGACTAGCCCACTTCACTTCATAGATACCCCAGATCAAGCTTGCACCTTCAATTACAAGA GGGATTGTCATGATTCTCATGGTGTGAAGGACTTGTGTGTTGCTGGAGCCATAAAGAATTTCACTTCCCAGCTTTCCCATTATAGAGAAGGAACAGCTGATCGCAGAT aTAATATGACTGAGGCTTTGCTGTTCTTGTCACACTTCATGGGTGATATTCATCAG CCTATGCATGTCGGATTCACAAGTGACGAAGGAGGAAACGCGATCAATTTAAGATGGTTTAGGCACAAATCAAACTTACACCAT GTTTGGGATAGAGAAATCATTCTTACAGCTGCAGCAGATTATTACGATAAAGATGTTGATCAACTTCAAGAAGATATCGAAAGAAACTTCACCCAC GGAATCTGGCATGATGATTTAACTTCCTGGAAGGATTGCAATGACATTTCTACATGTGTCAATAA ATGGGCTACTGAGAGTATAAATATAGCATGTAAATGGGGATACAAAGATGTTAAATCTGGTGAAACTCTCACTG ATGATTACTTCAATTCAAGAATGCCATTTGTTATGAAGAGGATTGCACAAGGTGGGGTTCGATTGGCGATGATACTGAACCGGGTTTTCAGTCATTCCGATGAAGGAGATATCGCAACTGCTACTTGA